A DNA window from Xanthomonas campestris pv. campestris str. ATCC 33913 contains the following coding sequences:
- a CDS encoding lysozyme inhibitor LprI family protein has product MNRRAHALRVVLAGAALLASGGAWSASFDCARASTAVEQRLCAVKALGLLDERLDASYQELLQTTPRSAVAAVREQQRAWLRQRNACAQNATPDDCLQRSLTARADALDKALAAQQQALDRIIASIPSAPAAAARQLQAYDTPLASAWLVYLHQFVPAAGVDAALSAARFQSARAALRKVDSFADSVLNDEATGPDVQEPDKTLTLLRMWIERNDSTRPYVHCFIFSTLGEPAYEAFGPLYGSTRDSFAPLCEPPGGLFALPAWTQLDAAFASLIESISKDAGTIRYASYAEWEVIALRASVSPLLYLQPALRKRYSGDPDQALAAWTGDASAWPADDRKAARALLPKVRADTAAWLVREKHLPAAQAQQVAAAIVTAWVDARLDFDS; this is encoded by the coding sequence ATGAATCGGCGCGCGCACGCGCTGCGGGTGGTGCTGGCCGGTGCGGCGTTGCTGGCCAGCGGTGGCGCGTGGTCTGCATCGTTCGACTGTGCGCGCGCAAGCACGGCGGTGGAACAACGCCTGTGTGCGGTGAAGGCGCTGGGCCTGCTCGACGAACGCCTGGATGCGTCCTATCAGGAACTGCTGCAGACCACGCCGCGCAGCGCGGTGGCCGCTGTGCGCGAGCAGCAACGCGCCTGGCTGCGGCAGCGCAATGCCTGCGCGCAGAACGCCACGCCGGACGACTGCCTGCAGCGCAGCCTCACTGCCAGGGCCGATGCGCTGGACAAGGCGCTGGCCGCGCAACAACAGGCCCTGGACCGCATCATTGCCAGCATCCCGAGCGCACCGGCGGCCGCGGCGCGCCAATTGCAGGCCTACGACACGCCGCTGGCGTCGGCGTGGTTGGTGTACCTGCATCAATTCGTGCCGGCCGCGGGTGTCGATGCAGCGCTGTCTGCGGCGCGTTTTCAGAGTGCGCGCGCGGCATTGCGCAAGGTCGACAGCTTTGCCGATTCGGTGCTGAACGATGAGGCCACCGGTCCTGACGTGCAGGAACCGGACAAGACACTGACGCTGTTGCGCATGTGGATCGAACGCAACGACAGCACGCGCCCGTATGTGCATTGCTTCATCTTCAGCACGCTTGGCGAGCCGGCGTACGAGGCATTCGGCCCGCTGTACGGTTCCACCCGCGACAGCTTCGCGCCGTTGTGCGAGCCGCCGGGCGGCCTGTTCGCGCTGCCGGCCTGGACCCAGCTCGATGCGGCGTTTGCGTCGTTGATCGAATCGATCAGCAAGGACGCCGGCACCATTCGCTACGCCAGCTACGCCGAGTGGGAGGTCATCGCGCTGCGTGCGTCGGTGTCGCCATTGCTGTATCTGCAGCCGGCCTTGCGCAAGCGCTATAGCGGCGATCCTGACCAGGCGTTGGCTGCCTGGACCGGCGACGCCAGCGCATGGCCGGCCGACGACCGCAAGGCCGCACGTGCACTGCTGCCGAAGGTGCGTGCCGACACCGCCGCCTGGCTGGTGCGCGAGAAGCACTTGCCGGCCGCACAGGCGCAGCAAGTGG
- a CDS encoding FG-GAP repeat protein: MRRRWQAPHLRTVASSSVLAAAALLMCAASARDTHVQLTLDAHTRATASLVGTRLHVVLAPGGQEQWLDADLDEGEATGSVRSDDYNFDGHPDLAVTVMLGQVNEATRVFLYDPAQRQFCLLTAPTRPQVQCAGFWNLTPDPQQRSMSSSCRSGPMWYADVYRYDAAGRLYVSTTQQPIAAQAILDVLGPGTEEGMPFSVWPRFDAQGRVIGTEIGQSLEAPRPATFQVQVPRLPLYATPTATTTRRYLIEGDRLEALDVSTDQTRLQVRFRSAGHAESTGWIRADQAMP; this comes from the coding sequence ATGCGCCGCCGCTGGCAGGCGCCACACCTCCGCACCGTGGCGAGCAGCAGTGTGCTCGCCGCAGCCGCGCTGCTCATGTGCGCCGCGTCGGCACGCGACACCCACGTGCAACTGACGCTCGATGCGCACACCCGCGCCACTGCCAGCCTGGTGGGCACGCGCCTGCATGTGGTGCTGGCGCCCGGCGGCCAGGAACAATGGCTGGACGCGGACCTGGACGAAGGCGAAGCCACCGGCAGCGTGCGTAGCGACGATTACAACTTCGATGGCCATCCGGATCTGGCGGTGACCGTGATGCTCGGGCAGGTCAACGAGGCCACCCGGGTCTTCCTGTATGACCCGGCGCAGCGGCAGTTTTGCCTGCTGACCGCGCCCACGCGCCCGCAGGTGCAATGCGCAGGGTTCTGGAATCTCACCCCGGACCCGCAGCAACGCAGCATGAGCAGCTCCTGCCGCAGCGGGCCGATGTGGTACGCGGACGTGTACCGCTACGACGCCGCTGGGCGCCTGTATGTGTCCACCACCCAGCAGCCGATTGCCGCGCAGGCGATCCTGGACGTGCTGGGCCCGGGTACCGAAGAGGGCATGCCGTTTTCGGTGTGGCCGCGTTTCGATGCGCAGGGCAGGGTGATCGGCACGGAGATCGGCCAGAGCCTGGAAGCGCCCCGGCCTGCCACATTTCAGGTGCAGGTGCCGCGCTTGCCGCTGTATGCCACGCCCACCGCGACCACCACGCGGCGCTATCTGATCGAGGGCGATCGCCTCGAAGCGCTGGACGTGAGCACGGACCAGACCCGCCTGCAGGTGCGGTTTCGCAGTGCCGGCCATGCGGAGAGCACTGGCTGGATCCGCGCCGACCAGGCCATGCCCTGA
- a CDS encoding DUF3574 domain-containing protein, protein MKLLPSCLFAAVLALSACATTPGHAPASTTASLQGDAARPAAARGWVRSELYFGVGEETGPADRPQTRTISDAQWRAFLDKEVTPRFPDGLTVFDAYGQWLFRGAKEPNRLGTKVLVILHEDSPQRRNDIEAIRLAWKQATGHQSVLWARQPVDVSF, encoded by the coding sequence ATGAAGTTGTTGCCGTCCTGCCTGTTCGCCGCCGTGTTGGCGTTGTCTGCCTGCGCCACCACGCCGGGGCACGCGCCGGCCTCCACCACCGCCAGCCTGCAGGGCGATGCCGCGCGCCCGGCGGCAGCGCGGGGTTGGGTGCGGAGCGAACTGTATTTTGGAGTGGGCGAGGAAACCGGCCCGGCTGACCGACCGCAGACCCGCACCATCAGCGACGCGCAGTGGCGCGCGTTTTTGGACAAGGAAGTGACCCCGCGCTTTCCGGACGGGCTCACCGTGTTCGACGCCTACGGCCAGTGGCTGTTCCGCGGCGCCAAGGAACCGAACCGGCTCGGCACCAAGGTGCTGGTGATCCTGCACGAAGACAGCCCGCAGCGGCGCAACGACATCGAGGCGATCCGCCTGGCGTGGAAGCAGGCCACCGGTCACCAGTCGGTGCTGTGGGCGCGGCAGCCGGTGGACGTGTCGTTCTGA
- a CDS encoding TonB-dependent receptor plug domain-containing protein, with protein sequence MTRPTLSVIGLAVAAVLSANAQAQQAAPGATTLDTVIVTGTRASDRTVLESTVPVDVLTAEDIRKAGVVNGELGSALQALLPSFNFPRQSNSGGADHIRAAQLRGLSPDQVLVLVNGKRRHTSALVNTDSKIGKGTTPVDFNSIPINAIKRIEVLRDGAGAQYGSDAIAGVINVILDDNPERGELEASFGAYNTDVEPINRRVTDGQTSYASAKVGTLLGDDGGFFKVGLELKNREATNRAGFDQIPPFEEQTPANLALAGQRNYVLGDGATKGLNAWLNTKIPFSATGEFYAFGTYNQRDTEGANYFRYPDSSANWREIYPNGYRPISEGENRDLQIVAGARGQWGDWDYDASLDYGRNDFTYRLRNSLNASLGPGSTTRFKTGDFAFAQTVGNFDLTRVFDAADATHTFGTGAEFRREQYRTHAGDPASYAAGPFTDRPTGSQAGGGLTPQDEADLSRNVASVYANVSSQFGDKFSTDLAGRYEHYQDFGSQWTGKLAARYAFAPAFALRGAVSNNVRAPSLSQIGYEATSTGYDAAGRLTQGRLLSVNNPIARALGATDLKPEKSINASLGFTSKLGDHFDLSLDFFQIDIDDRIALSEDITGSSLTDFVQQNFGVTGVQSASYFLNAADTRTRGAELVANWRQYAFGGDLLLTGTYSYAKTELKNVIATPSQLLALDPDYVLFGVEESNTLTDAAPRTRASLAANWSNEHWNLQSRINRYGSATRVFDFGAGFVPRQTYGAEWQLDLEAEYRLGTQWTLAIGGQNILDNYSDRSIDDIAYFGNLPYDVLSPIGSNGAYWYGRVRYSF encoded by the coding sequence ATGACCCGCCCCACCCTTTCGGTTATCGGCCTGGCCGTGGCCGCCGTCCTCAGCGCCAACGCCCAGGCCCAGCAAGCCGCGCCCGGCGCCACCACGCTGGACACGGTGATCGTCACCGGCACCCGTGCCAGCGACCGCACCGTGCTCGAATCCACGGTGCCGGTGGACGTGCTCACCGCCGAGGACATCCGCAAGGCCGGCGTGGTCAACGGTGAACTGGGCAGCGCGCTGCAGGCGCTGCTGCCATCCTTCAACTTCCCGCGCCAGTCCAACTCCGGTGGTGCCGACCACATCCGCGCCGCACAGCTGCGTGGGCTCTCGCCCGATCAGGTGCTGGTGCTGGTCAACGGCAAGCGCCGGCATACCTCGGCGCTGGTCAATACCGACAGCAAGATCGGCAAGGGCACCACGCCGGTGGATTTCAATTCCATCCCGATCAACGCCATCAAGCGCATCGAAGTGCTGCGCGACGGCGCCGGCGCGCAATACGGCTCCGATGCCATCGCCGGGGTCATCAATGTCATCCTGGACGACAACCCCGAGCGCGGTGAACTGGAAGCCAGCTTCGGTGCGTACAACACCGATGTGGAGCCGATCAATCGGCGCGTCACCGATGGCCAGACCAGCTACGCCAGCGCCAAGGTCGGCACGCTGCTGGGCGACGACGGTGGCTTCTTCAAGGTGGGCCTGGAGCTGAAGAACCGCGAGGCCACCAACCGCGCCGGCTTCGATCAGATTCCGCCGTTCGAAGAACAGACCCCCGCCAACCTGGCCCTGGCCGGCCAGCGCAACTACGTGCTCGGCGATGGCGCCACCAAGGGCCTGAACGCCTGGCTCAACACCAAGATTCCGTTCAGTGCCACCGGCGAGTTCTACGCCTTCGGTACCTACAACCAGCGCGACACCGAAGGCGCCAATTACTTCCGTTACCCGGACAGCAGCGCCAACTGGCGCGAGATCTACCCCAACGGCTACCGCCCGATTTCCGAAGGCGAAAACCGCGACCTGCAGATCGTGGCCGGCGCCCGCGGGCAATGGGGCGACTGGGACTACGACGCCAGCCTGGATTACGGCCGCAACGACTTCACCTACCGGCTGCGCAACTCGCTCAACGCCTCGCTCGGCCCGGGCAGCACCACGCGCTTCAAGACCGGTGATTTCGCCTTTGCGCAGACCGTGGGCAATTTCGATTTGACCCGCGTGTTCGATGCGGCCGATGCCACCCACACCTTCGGCACCGGCGCCGAATTCCGCCGTGAGCAGTACCGCACGCATGCCGGCGACCCGGCCAGCTACGCGGCCGGCCCGTTCACCGATCGCCCCACCGGCTCGCAGGCCGGCGGCGGGCTCACCCCGCAGGACGAGGCCGATCTGTCGCGCAATGTGGCCAGCGTCTACGCCAACGTGTCCAGCCAGTTCGGCGACAAGTTCTCCACCGACCTGGCCGGCCGCTACGAGCACTACCAGGATTTCGGCAGCCAGTGGACCGGCAAGCTGGCCGCACGCTACGCGTTCGCACCGGCATTCGCGCTGCGCGGTGCGGTCTCCAACAACGTGCGTGCGCCCTCGCTGAGCCAGATCGGCTACGAAGCCACCTCCACCGGCTACGACGCCGCGGGCCGCCTGACCCAGGGCCGCCTGCTGTCGGTCAACAACCCGATCGCCCGCGCGCTCGGTGCCACCGATCTGAAGCCGGAAAAGTCGATCAACGCCAGCCTGGGTTTCACCAGCAAGCTGGGCGATCACTTCGACCTGTCGCTGGACTTTTTCCAGATCGACATCGACGACCGCATCGCGCTGTCCGAAGACATCACCGGCAGCAGCCTCACCGATTTCGTGCAGCAGAACTTCGGCGTCACCGGCGTGCAGAGCGCCAGCTACTTCCTCAACGCCGCCGACACCCGCACCCGCGGCGCCGAGCTGGTCGCCAACTGGCGCCAGTACGCCTTCGGCGGCGACCTGCTGCTGACCGGCACCTACAGCTATGCCAAGACCGAGTTGAAGAACGTCATCGCCACGCCGTCGCAACTGCTGGCGCTGGATCCGGACTACGTGCTGTTCGGCGTGGAAGAGAGCAACACGCTCACCGATGCAGCCCCGCGCACCCGCGCATCGCTCGCCGCCAACTGGAGCAACGAGCACTGGAACCTGCAGAGCCGCATCAACCGCTACGGCAGCGCCACCCGCGTGTTCGACTTCGGTGCCGGCTTCGTGCCGCGCCAGACCTACGGTGCGGAATGGCAGTTGGACCTGGAAGCCGAATACCGCCTGGGCACGCAATGGACGCTGGCGATCGGCGGCCAGAACATCCTGGACAACTACTCGGACCGCTCCATCGACGACATCGCCTACTTCGGCAACCTGCCCTACGACGTGCTATCGCCGATCGGCAGCAATGGCGCGTACTGGTATGGACGGGTGCGGTATAGCTTCTGA
- the otsB gene encoding trehalose-phosphatase, with product MADLHSPLPSPPLLDDACALFLDVDGTLIDFAHTPEAVQLLPEVRDAIARLSERLGGAVALVSGRPLSQLDALFAPLLLPAAGLHGHELRSDAAARAAMPQDTSEWLHGLHKRAAALTHQHPGVLVEDKGVSVALHWRAQPLAGPDVLAFAQQEIAALSGYRLQPGDHVVEFVPEGSNKGLAVEQLMQQPAFAGRTPVFVGDDLTDEFGFQAANRLGGWSVLVGDRAQTDARFRVSGTAAVHAWLQRSAHTA from the coding sequence ATGGCAGACTTGCATTCCCCCCTTCCGTCGCCGCCATTGCTGGACGATGCCTGCGCATTGTTCCTGGACGTGGACGGCACCCTGATCGACTTTGCGCACACCCCCGAAGCAGTGCAGTTGCTGCCGGAGGTACGCGACGCAATCGCGCGCCTTAGCGAGCGCCTTGGCGGCGCCGTCGCCCTGGTCAGCGGGCGGCCGCTATCCCAACTGGACGCCCTGTTCGCACCCCTGCTGCTGCCGGCCGCCGGCCTGCACGGGCACGAGTTGCGCAGCGACGCAGCCGCACGCGCGGCAATGCCGCAAGACACCTCCGAATGGTTGCACGGCTTGCATAAACGCGCCGCTGCACTCACGCATCAACATCCTGGCGTGCTGGTCGAAGACAAAGGCGTCAGCGTCGCTCTGCATTGGCGCGCGCAACCACTTGCCGGCCCCGACGTACTCGCCTTCGCACAGCAGGAAATCGCGGCGCTGTCGGGTTACCGCCTACAGCCCGGCGATCACGTCGTTGAATTTGTTCCCGAAGGCAGCAACAAGGGCCTGGCGGTCGAGCAGCTGATGCAGCAGCCGGCATTTGCGGGCCGCACGCCGGTGTTTGTCGGCGACGACCTCACCGACGAATTCGGTTTCCAGGCGGCCAATCGCCTCGGCGGCTGGAGCGTGCTGGTCGGCGACCGCGCCCAGACCGACGCACGCTTCCGCGTGTCGGGCACCGCCGCCGTGCATGCCTGGTTGCAGCGCAGCGCGCACACCGCGTGA
- a CDS encoding glycoside hydrolase family 15 protein — protein MTESSLDLGVIGNCSFGALVDRQARVVWSCLPAFDGDPAFCSLLSPKGEGGDFAVELEDFESSEQHYLPNTAVLRTVLRDSKGGEVEVIDFAPRWRNNGRFYRPVSIIRQIRPLAGNPRIVVRARPLADWGGRTPDTTWGSNHIRWVLPDFTLRLTTDVPVRFVRDGLPFVLSHPVSLVLGVDESLTRSLTGYVQEAQERTEEYWREWVRYLSIPLDWQEAVIRSAITLKLCQYEDSGAIIAAMTTSIPEAPNTPRNWDYRYCWLRDAAFVVRALNRLGATRTMEQFIGYIFNIATTDGTMQPLYGIGFESQLEEHEVDTMDGYRGMGPVRRGNLAWIQQQHDVYGSVVLASTQLFFDLRLKDQGDASTFRKLEPLGERAFALHNVPDAGLWEFRGRAEVHTYTAAMCWAACDRLSKIAERLALDDRSVYWRERADTIRERVLAEAWSDEHGHFTDTLGGHRLDASLLLLADIGIVANDDPRFVHTVEAVGRVLKHGDALYRYIAPDDFGEPETSFTICTFWYIDALAAIGRKDEARELFERILSRRNHLGLLSEDLSFENGEAWGNFPQTYSHVGLIIAAMRLSRSWQEAS, from the coding sequence ATGACCGAGTCTTCTCTGGATCTGGGCGTCATCGGCAATTGCAGTTTTGGTGCACTGGTGGACCGCCAGGCACGTGTGGTGTGGAGCTGCCTGCCGGCGTTCGACGGTGACCCTGCGTTTTGCTCGCTGCTCTCGCCCAAGGGCGAAGGTGGCGACTTCGCGGTGGAACTCGAGGATTTCGAGAGCAGCGAACAACACTACCTGCCCAATACCGCGGTGCTGCGCACGGTGCTGCGCGACAGCAAGGGCGGCGAAGTCGAGGTGATCGACTTCGCGCCGCGCTGGCGCAACAACGGCCGCTTCTATCGGCCGGTGAGCATTATCCGGCAGATCCGCCCGTTGGCCGGCAACCCGCGCATCGTGGTGCGCGCACGCCCGCTGGCTGATTGGGGCGGACGCACGCCGGATACCACCTGGGGCAGCAACCACATCCGCTGGGTGCTGCCGGACTTCACCCTGCGCCTGACCACCGATGTGCCGGTGCGCTTTGTCCGCGATGGCCTGCCGTTCGTGCTCAGCCATCCGGTCAGCCTGGTGCTGGGCGTGGACGAATCGCTCACCCGCTCGCTCACCGGCTATGTACAGGAAGCGCAGGAACGCACCGAAGAGTACTGGCGCGAATGGGTGCGCTATCTGTCGATTCCGCTGGACTGGCAGGAAGCGGTGATCCGCAGTGCGATCACGCTCAAGCTCTGCCAGTACGAAGACAGCGGCGCAATCATTGCGGCGATGACCACCTCCATCCCGGAAGCGCCCAACACACCGCGCAACTGGGACTACCGCTATTGCTGGCTGCGCGATGCCGCCTTCGTGGTGCGTGCGCTCAATCGCCTGGGCGCCACGCGCACGATGGAGCAGTTCATCGGCTACATCTTCAACATCGCCACTACCGACGGCACCATGCAGCCGCTGTACGGCATCGGCTTCGAATCGCAGCTGGAAGAGCACGAAGTCGACACCATGGACGGCTACCGCGGCATGGGCCCGGTGCGTCGCGGCAACCTGGCCTGGATCCAGCAGCAGCACGATGTTTACGGTAGCGTGGTGCTGGCCTCCACGCAGTTGTTCTTCGACCTGCGCCTCAAAGATCAAGGCGACGCGTCCACGTTCCGCAAGCTCGAACCCTTGGGCGAGCGTGCCTTTGCCCTGCACAACGTGCCGGATGCCGGCCTGTGGGAATTCCGCGGCCGCGCCGAGGTGCACACTTACACTGCGGCGATGTGCTGGGCGGCCTGCGACCGGTTGTCGAAGATCGCCGAACGGCTCGCGCTGGACGATCGCAGCGTGTACTGGCGCGAGCGCGCCGACACCATCCGCGAACGCGTGCTGGCAGAGGCGTGGAGCGACGAACACGGCCATTTCACCGACACCCTGGGTGGCCATCGCCTGGACGCCTCGCTGTTGCTACTGGCCGACATCGGCATCGTGGCCAACGACGACCCGCGCTTTGTGCACACGGTCGAGGCAGTCGGGCGCGTGCTCAAGCATGGCGATGCACTGTACCGCTACATCGCACCGGATGACTTCGGTGAGCCGGAAACCAGCTTCACCATCTGCACGTTCTGGTACATCGACGCGCTGGCCGCGATCGGGCGCAAGGACGAGGCGCGTGAATTGTTCGAGCGCATCCTTTCGCGCCGTAATCACCTCGGCTTGCTCTCTGAAGACCTATCGTTTGAAAACGGCGAAGCCTGGGGCAATTTCCCCCAGACCTATTCGCATGTGGGCTTGATCATTGCAGCAATGCGCTTGTCGCGGAGTTGGCAGGAGGCGTCATGA
- the otsA gene encoding alpha,alpha-trehalose-phosphate synthase (UDP-forming) → MSRLVVVSNRVAVPGESRAGGLAVGLLAALKERGGVWFGWSGKTVRGDSGGMHEQTDGDIKFVTMDLNKRDIDSYYNGFANRTLWPLLHFRLDLVDYDRATREGYLRVNRLFAEKLAPLLKDSDTLWIHDYHMIPLGAMLRELGVGCKMGFFLHVPMPSADLMQAMPDHARLFSTFYAYDLVGFQTQRDAERFKAYVRLFGGGRVLEGDLVEGPGGRRFSAAAFPIGIDTDLIANQAKASVSKQAVRDLRESLRGRQLAIGVDRLDYSKGLPERFQGFERYLERYPDQSGSLTYLQIAPVSRGDVNEYRQLRGQLEQIAGHINGGHAEPDWTPLRYVNQNFSHATLTGFYRAAAVGLVTPLRDGMNLVAKEFVAAQDPENPGVLVLSLLAGAADEMKEALLVNPHDLDGVADAIATAASMPLATRVERWHAMMDHLRKNNINHWRQRYLQALADI, encoded by the coding sequence ATGAGTCGTCTGGTGGTAGTATCCAATCGTGTGGCCGTGCCTGGTGAAAGCCGTGCCGGCGGCCTGGCAGTGGGCTTGTTGGCGGCGTTGAAGGAGCGCGGCGGGGTGTGGTTCGGCTGGAGCGGCAAGACCGTGCGCGGCGACAGCGGCGGCATGCACGAGCAGACCGACGGTGACATCAAGTTCGTCACCATGGACCTCAACAAGCGCGACATCGATTCCTACTACAACGGCTTTGCCAACCGCACGCTGTGGCCGCTGCTGCACTTCCGCCTGGACCTGGTCGATTACGACCGCGCCACGCGCGAAGGCTACCTGCGCGTCAATCGCCTGTTCGCCGAGAAGCTGGCGCCCTTGCTCAAGGACAGCGACACGCTGTGGATCCACGATTACCACATGATTCCGCTCGGCGCGATGCTGCGCGAGCTCGGTGTGGGCTGCAAGATGGGCTTCTTCCTGCATGTGCCGATGCCGTCGGCCGACCTGATGCAGGCGATGCCGGATCACGCGCGCTTGTTCAGCACGTTCTACGCGTACGACCTGGTTGGCTTCCAGACCCAGCGCGATGCCGAACGCTTCAAGGCGTATGTGCGCCTGTTCGGTGGTGGGCGCGTGCTGGAGGGCGATCTGGTGGAAGGCCCGGGTGGGCGCCGCTTCAGCGCTGCTGCGTTCCCGATCGGCATCGACACCGATCTGATTGCCAATCAGGCCAAGGCGTCGGTCTCCAAGCAGGCAGTGCGCGATCTTCGCGAAAGCCTGCGCGGGCGCCAGCTCGCGATCGGCGTGGATCGCCTGGATTATTCCAAGGGTCTGCCCGAGCGCTTCCAGGGCTTTGAGCGCTATCTGGAGCGCTACCCGGATCAATCCGGCAGCCTCACCTATCTGCAGATTGCACCGGTCTCGCGCGGCGACGTCAACGAATATCGCCAGCTGCGCGGGCAGCTTGAGCAGATCGCAGGCCACATCAACGGTGGTCATGCGGAGCCGGATTGGACGCCGCTGCGTTACGTCAACCAGAACTTCAGCCATGCCACGTTGACCGGATTTTATCGCGCTGCGGCCGTGGGTTTGGTGACACCATTGCGCGACGGCATGAATCTGGTCGCCAAGGAATTTGTGGCAGCGCAGGATCCGGAGAATCCGGGTGTGCTGGTGTTGTCGTTGCTGGCCGGTGCGGCCGATGAGATGAAAGAGGCGCTGTTGGTCAATCCGCATGATCTGGATGGTGTGGCCGATGCAATTGCGACGGCGGCGAGCATGCCGTTGGCAACGCGGGTGGAGCGTTGGCACGCGATGATGGATCACTTGCGCAAGAACAACATCAATCATTGGCGGCAGCGGTATTTGCAGGCGTTGGCCGATATCTGA